One part of the Candidatus Hydrogenedentota bacterium genome encodes these proteins:
- a CDS encoding segregation/condensation protein A, with protein sequence MAEKRKKDAQDAQGTDPTPEGAPLAAADSAADDLSDDALRLQLEQFEGPFEVLLYLIRSQEIDIFDIPILKVTEQYLHFLDLLRTENLDIAGEFLVMAATLIQIKSRMLLPVETDTEDEEGVEEEDPRLELVEKLLEYRRFRDLAAAVGDLEQTRADCFGRTVRPVFDDEPEEDGAIEVELYDLVKAVRAVLRFLADDLFHKVSLDEASVDDKIVRIEDILREKPGLSWAELCAECTTRVELVCCLLAILELCRMRRIRVHQHAAFGDLRLFARPENGPEKEPAAGDAADAPAA encoded by the coding sequence GTGGCCGAAAAGCGAAAAAAAGACGCGCAGGACGCGCAGGGTACGGACCCGACACCGGAAGGCGCCCCGCTGGCGGCGGCGGACAGCGCGGCGGACGACCTGTCGGACGACGCGCTGCGCCTGCAGCTGGAGCAGTTTGAGGGGCCCTTCGAGGTGCTGCTCTACCTCATCCGGTCGCAGGAGATTGACATCTTCGACATCCCGATCCTGAAGGTCACGGAGCAGTACCTGCATTTCCTGGACCTGTTGCGGACGGAGAACCTGGACATTGCCGGGGAGTTCCTGGTGATGGCGGCCACGCTTATCCAGATCAAGTCGCGCATGCTCCTGCCCGTGGAGACGGACACGGAGGACGAGGAGGGGGTCGAGGAGGAGGATCCGCGCCTGGAGCTGGTCGAAAAACTGCTGGAGTACCGGCGGTTCCGCGATCTGGCCGCCGCGGTGGGCGACCTGGAGCAGACCCGCGCGGACTGTTTCGGGCGCACGGTCCGCCCGGTCTTCGATGACGAGCCCGAGGAGGACGGGGCCATCGAGGTGGAACTGTACGACCTCGTGAAGGCCGTGCGCGCCGTTTTGCGCTTCCTTGCCGACGACCTGTTCCACAAGGTCAGCCTCGACGAGGCGTCGGTGGACGACAAGATTGTCCGCATCGAGGACATCCTCCGCGAGAAGCCGGGGCTGTCGTGGGCGGAACTCTGCGCCGAATGCACCACCCGGGTCGAGCTGGTCTGCTGCCTCCTCGCCATCCTGGAGCTGTGCCGCATGCGCCGCATCCGGGTCCACCAGCACGCCGCCTTCGGCGACCTCCGCCTCTTCGCCCGGCCCGAAAACGGCCCCGAAAAAGAGCCCGCCGCCGGGGACGCGGCCGATGCCCCGGCCGCCTGA
- a CDS encoding protein kinase, which translates to MAMCPHCRHQNPPGVRICARCAKPLANATSEEATRLATPPAEDMQFRRGQVVNGRYTVLDMIGRGGMGCIYKVHDNVLGEDVALKTLLPQFLRDKMVVERFFNEARIARKLAHPNIVRVHDIGSAGKGVFISMEYVQGESLRNMIEKLPPGKRLPVAEVLRIIDQLCVALEYAHQYTIHRDIKPENVMIDRDRRVKLMDFGISKLMDNPRMTGTAVVMGTPYYMSPEQLRTSHDVDARADIYSVGVVLYEVLTGNMPTGVPRPASQMLEDIPPAMDEIVAKCVDPSPDRRYQNAAELRAALQPVIELVSKGRDITKVSRRQARGGRAFPWRKAAGWALAVVIAGGLLVGLAGLGRSWSAAAGAVPGAAAPAVGGRLGEVRGLIGKVRARVEPLAGASEANRGLFTEAERRRGLLDAAGAGAPVSDAEEVLRCYLALALARPGMVFVPGGPVTVNGAPVVVPGFLMDATEVTMGSYAKFAAEITGGWRVPAEVRDMMETYPDYPMTWISLFDAQACAAHFGKTLPSRAQWALAAHGGKDTSDMYPWGGDWQSGACSCQTQKLSPVAAFDRDRSWCGVADLAGNVSEWTLSPADPAVTGRLPDFGDLLLVCGGNFADAPAPLRTDRQVAYETRAATLGFRCVLEIGTSAADVAEVLRRLG; encoded by the coding sequence ACGCGACCAGCGAGGAGGCCACCCGCCTCGCCACCCCGCCCGCCGAGGACATGCAGTTCCGCCGGGGCCAGGTGGTCAACGGCCGCTACACGGTCCTCGACATGATCGGCCGGGGCGGGATGGGCTGCATCTACAAGGTCCATGACAACGTGCTGGGCGAGGACGTGGCGCTGAAGACGCTGCTGCCGCAGTTCCTGCGGGACAAGATGGTGGTGGAGCGGTTCTTCAACGAGGCGCGCATCGCCCGGAAGCTGGCCCACCCGAACATCGTGCGCGTCCACGACATCGGCAGCGCGGGCAAGGGCGTCTTCATCTCCATGGAGTATGTGCAGGGCGAGTCCCTGCGCAACATGATCGAGAAGCTGCCGCCGGGCAAGCGGCTCCCCGTGGCCGAGGTGCTCCGGATCATTGACCAGCTCTGCGTGGCCCTGGAGTACGCCCACCAGTACACGATCCACCGGGACATCAAGCCGGAAAACGTCATGATTGACCGCGACCGGCGCGTCAAGCTGATGGACTTCGGCATCTCGAAGCTCATGGACAACCCGCGCATGACCGGCACCGCCGTCGTCATGGGCACGCCGTACTACATGTCGCCGGAGCAGCTGCGCACGAGCCACGACGTGGACGCCCGCGCGGACATCTACAGCGTCGGCGTCGTCCTCTACGAGGTGCTCACCGGAAACATGCCCACCGGCGTCCCCCGCCCCGCCTCGCAGATGCTCGAGGACATCCCGCCCGCCATGGACGAGATCGTGGCGAAATGCGTGGACCCCAGCCCCGACCGCCGCTACCAGAACGCCGCGGAGCTCCGCGCCGCGCTGCAGCCGGTCATCGAGCTGGTGTCCAAGGGGAGGGACATCACCAAGGTCTCGCGCCGGCAGGCCCGCGGCGGCCGCGCCTTCCCCTGGAGAAAGGCCGCCGGATGGGCCCTCGCGGTCGTCATCGCCGGGGGCCTTCTGGTCGGTCTCGCCGGGCTGGGGCGCTCCTGGAGCGCCGCCGCCGGCGCCGTCCCCGGGGCGGCCGCCCCCGCCGTCGGCGGACGTCTCGGCGAGGTCCGCGGCCTGATCGGCAAGGTCCGCGCGCGCGTGGAGCCCCTTGCCGGCGCCTCCGAGGCCAACCGCGGACTGTTCACCGAGGCGGAGCGGCGGCGCGGCCTGCTGGACGCCGCCGGGGCCGGCGCCCCCGTGTCCGACGCCGAGGAGGTGCTCCGGTGCTACCTCGCCCTCGCCCTCGCCCGCCCCGGCATGGTCTTCGTGCCCGGCGGCCCCGTCACCGTCAACGGCGCCCCCGTCGTCGTGCCGGGCTTCCTCATGGACGCCACCGAGGTCACCATGGGAAGCTACGCCAAATTCGCCGCCGAGATCACCGGCGGATGGCGCGTCCCCGCCGAGGTCCGCGACATGATGGAGACCTACCCCGACTACCCCATGACCTGGATCTCCCTCTTCGACGCCCAGGCCTGCGCCGCCCACTTCGGCAAGACCCTCCCCAGCCGCGCCCAGTGGGCCCTCGCCGCACACGGCGGAAAGGACACCTCCGACATGTACCCCTGGGGCGGCGACTGGCAGTCCGGCGCGTGCAGCTGCCAGACCCAGAAACTCTCCCCCGTCGCCGCCTTCGACCGCGACCGCTCCTGGTGCGGCGTGGCCGACCTCGCCGGCAACGTCAGCGAGTGGACCCTCTCCCCCGCCGACCCCGCCGTCACCGGCCGCCTCCCCGATTTCGGCGACCTCCTGCTCGTCTGCGGCGGAAACTTCGCCGACGCCCCCGCGCCCCTGCGCACCGACCGGCAGGTCGCCTATGAGACCCGCGCGGCCACCCTCGGCTTCCGCTGCGTCCTCGAAATCGGCACCAGCGCCGCCGATGTCGCCGAGGTGCTTCGCCGCCTCGGCTGA
- a CDS encoding SLC13 family permease → MTWEGYFCLATVAVVFAGLAANRAPDALLVGAVVLTMLAKIVTPEEAFSGFANPEMLTVAALFVVAAGLRETGALEILGRWVFGRARTERGALLRMSLWTTSLSAFLNNTPIVAMFIPIVTGWCRKHGVAPSRLLMPLSFLTILGGTCTLIGTSTNLVVNGMMRQAAAADPALAESLRPMGLFELSWLGLPTAAAGALFLVLFSRRLLPERKDFFERMRDASREYLVNLEIQPGCRLAGQTVEDAGLRRLPGLFLVEITRGERVITPVAPTRVLSAGDVLTFTGVAATIVDLEKIPGFVPVGGEGYEGGAVSRRDRVLCEAVVSGASPCLGKTVRESNFRAAYNAAIIAVHRGGERLGGKVGDLSLRPGDTLLLQTDPHFERVHHNNPDFLLVSGVEDSRPLRTDKTLISAALLGLLVVLMATGLMRTVTAAFLVAGLMVLTRCISTSAARHGVDWQTLITIGGAFGLGKALVNSGCVEMVARVIASNAGVFGPGAVLLGVYVFTALVTELITNNAAAALVFPFAIGIAGQLGVDPRPFAIAVTFAASASFLTPIGYQTNLMVYAAGGYRFTDYLRLGLPLSVVLAACAQFIIPVVWPF, encoded by the coding sequence ATGACGTGGGAAGGGTACTTTTGTCTCGCCACCGTGGCGGTGGTGTTTGCGGGGCTTGCGGCGAACCGGGCCCCCGACGCCCTGCTCGTGGGGGCGGTGGTGCTGACGATGCTCGCGAAGATCGTGACGCCGGAGGAGGCCTTCTCCGGCTTCGCCAACCCCGAGATGCTCACCGTGGCCGCGCTGTTCGTGGTGGCGGCGGGGCTGCGCGAGACCGGCGCCCTGGAAATCCTCGGGCGGTGGGTGTTTGGCCGGGCGCGCACCGAGCGGGGGGCGCTGCTGCGCATGTCCCTGTGGACCACCTCGCTCTCGGCCTTTTTGAACAACACCCCGATCGTGGCCATGTTCATTCCCATTGTCACGGGATGGTGCCGCAAGCACGGCGTGGCCCCGTCGCGGCTGCTGATGCCCCTGTCCTTCCTGACGATCCTCGGCGGCACCTGCACGCTCATCGGCACCAGCACCAACCTCGTGGTGAACGGCATGATGCGCCAGGCGGCCGCGGCGGACCCGGCACTGGCCGAGTCCCTGCGCCCGATGGGCCTCTTCGAACTTTCGTGGCTCGGGCTGCCCACGGCGGCGGCGGGGGCGCTGTTCCTGGTCCTCTTCAGCCGGCGCCTGCTGCCGGAGCGCAAGGACTTCTTCGAGCGGATGCGCGACGCCTCGCGGGAGTACCTGGTGAATCTGGAGATTCAGCCGGGGTGCCGTCTGGCGGGGCAGACGGTGGAGGACGCCGGGCTGCGCCGCCTGCCGGGGCTTTTCCTGGTGGAGATCACGCGCGGGGAGCGTGTCATCACGCCGGTGGCGCCGACGCGGGTGCTTTCGGCGGGGGATGTGCTCACCTTCACCGGTGTGGCGGCGACGATTGTGGACCTGGAGAAGATTCCGGGCTTTGTGCCCGTGGGCGGCGAGGGCTACGAGGGGGGGGCCGTGAGCCGGCGCGACCGGGTGCTGTGCGAGGCGGTGGTTTCGGGGGCGTCCCCGTGCCTGGGGAAAACGGTGCGGGAGTCGAATTTCCGGGCGGCGTACAACGCGGCGATCATCGCGGTGCACCGGGGGGGCGAGCGCCTGGGGGGGAAGGTGGGGGACCTCTCGCTGCGTCCGGGGGACACGCTGCTCCTCCAGACGGACCCGCACTTCGAGCGGGTGCACCATAACAACCCGGACTTTCTGCTGGTGAGCGGCGTGGAGGATTCGCGGCCCCTCCGGACGGACAAGACCCTGATTTCGGCGGCGCTGCTGGGGCTGCTGGTGGTGCTGATGGCCACGGGCCTCATGCGCACCGTCACGGCGGCGTTTCTGGTGGCGGGGCTGATGGTGCTGACGCGGTGCATCTCCACATCGGCGGCGCGCCACGGGGTGGACTGGCAGACGCTGATCACGATCGGGGGGGCCTTCGGGCTGGGGAAGGCGCTGGTGAACTCGGGGTGCGTGGAGATGGTGGCGCGGGTCATCGCGTCGAACGCGGGCGTGTTTGGTCCGGGGGCCGTGCTGCTCGGCGTCTATGTGTTCACCGCCCTGGTCACGGAGCTTATCACCAACAACGCGGCCGCCGCGCTGGTGTTCCCCTTCGCCATAGGGATCGCCGGGCAGCTCGGCGTGGACCCCCGGCCCTTCGCCATCGCCGTGACCTTCGCCGCCTCGGCCAGCTTCCTCACGCCCATCGGCTACCAGACCAACCTGATGGTTTACGCCGCGGGCGGCTACCGCTTCACCGACTATCTCCGCCTCGGCCTGCCCCTGTCCGTCGTGCTGGCCGCCTGCGCACAGTTCATCATCCCCGTCGTCTGGCCGTTCTGA